In the Paenibacillus sp. FSL R7-0337 genome, ACTGGAGCTGGAAGGAGAGGAGGGATGTTACCCGCTGAAGCTGAGTCTGGTTTCGTTGCCGCCGGAGGGGGGGCCACTCGATTATCTCAGCGCGGAGGAGAAGAAGAAGTATTACGGCTTCCATTATCCCAGAAGACGCAATAGCTATTTGCTGGGTAAGCTGGCAGCCAAAATGGCTGTGGCTGGTGAGCAGGAGGATCTGGCCGGGATTCAGATCGAACACGGCATTCTGTGCCAGCCGCTTGTAGCGGGAAGCACCCGCCGGGTGAGCATTACCCATTGCGATACGCTGGGAGCAGCGGTGGATTATGATCCGCGTCTACTGGCAGGCGTTGATATGGAGCTTGTGGACGAGAAGGCCGTGGAGGCCATCAGAAGAATCACCAGCAGTCAGGAGGAAGAACTGAACAACGAGCCGGGTACCCTGCTTGCAACGCCGCTCTTTCTGACCTTACTCTGGACAGCTAAGGAAGCGATGTCCAAGGTGATTCAGACCGGGTTCACCGTTCCTACCGAGCTGTTCGAAATCAAACAGTGCAGCCGGAGCGGGCAGGGGATCATTAGCCAATTCAAGAATTTCCCGCAATTCAAGGCGGTATCTGTCCTCCGCAATGAATATGTATATACCCTTGTGCTTCCGGCCAAAGCCATGACCGATGCTACGGAATCCCGGCTGCTGCAAGCTTTGCAGGGGCTGTTGCCTGAAAGCCTTGCTAACACTGCAAAGGCTGCGGAGAGGTGAGCATTATGCTGCCCGGAAGCAACTGGGCTATTCGGTCCTCTATCTGATTACCCGCAACTCCCCGCAAGCAGCGGTTTCTCTAAGTTATGGGGAGACGCTGCTTTTCTGTTGTTGTAATTTGTGTATAATACATGTACAACCATACATGTAACGGAGGGAACGATGAAGCGTTTCATGCCATATCCATCCCTCTTGAAGAGGCTAAGGGCGGATCTGCCCTTTCTGTTCAGCGGCAGTATGCCGCTGCGGCGGAAGATTCTGCTAAGCAACCTCCTGATTGTCCTGCTGGCACTGGTGATCTTCATGGTCAGCATTCAGCGGATTGTCTTCAATCAGACCCTGGAGAGAACCACGGCAAGCTCACAGCAGGAAGTGAGGCTGGTCAAACAGTCGATGGAGACGGTGTTCCAGTCGGTCCAGAATTTCACGAAGTTCGTGCTGATCAATCAGGACACCCAGAAGCTGCTCAGCAGAGATACCGGTGACGGCAATGATGTGGCTGCACTGAAGTCGATCTACAATACACTGGCTGCGATGCTGGTGACCGAACCGAATATTGATTCTGTTATTATTGAATCCTTGAACGGCAACCTTTATTACACCTCCAATCTGACCGGAGTGACCCGGGAGAGTCTTGGAATCTATCCCCGGGCGGAGATTGATGCAGCCAGAGGCGGGGCGGTCTGGGCGGATTCGCTTACGCCTGCCTTTCTGTCCGGGATGAAGCATAAGAACATGATCAGTGTGGGCAGGGTCATTAAGAGCATGGAGAAGGGGACCCCGCTTGGCTATATCTATGTCAACATTGACGAGCGGACACTTGCCCGCCTCTATCATAATGAACAGAACCCGGAGAGCGCTACGCTGGTCATTAATCGAAACGGAAGAATCATCTCTGCGAATGAAGCCTCAAGGGTGAACCAGCCGGTTCCCGAGGAATCCCTCACGGATTGGATCAAGTCAGTCTCACAAGGGACCCGGACCCAGGCAGTCGCCAGTGACCGTTATTTAGTATCCATGCAGAGTCTCGCTCCCTATGACTGGAAGATCGTCCAGCTGGTGACGATATCAGAGCTAACCTACGGGTACTGGAAAATAGCCCTGCTGCTGGCCGGGTTCGGCCTGATCAGCATCCTGTCAGCAGTGCTTCTGTCTATTCTGTTCGCCCGCCGGCTGACCCGGCCGCTCAGCCAGCTTAGCGAGGTGATAGTCGAGGTGGGCAGCGGGAATCTGGAGCGGCGCGCGGCCGCCGATTCCGAGGACGAGGTCGGCCGGCTGGGAGCTACCTTCAATGAAATGGTGGAGCGCATCCAGCGCCTGATGGTCCAGGTGGAGACGGAAGAGCAGACCAAAAGGATGCTGGAGCTGCGGCTGCTCTATTCGCAGATCAAGCCTCATTTCCTGTACAATACACTGGACACGATCCGTGCGATGGCTGTGATGTCGGGGGCGAAGGACATCAGCAAGATGCTGAAGGCGCTGGGTGAGTTCTACCGGATATCGCTTAGCAACGGACAGGAGCTGATAACGGTGGCCCAGGAGCAGAAGCATCTGGAGAGCTACCTCTATATTCAGCAGATCCGATTCCCTAAGCTGAACTACCGGATATCGTTCGGGCCGGGACTGGAAGCCTGCCTGGTGCCGACCATGCTGCTTCAGCCGCTGGTTGAGAATGCGATACACCATGGCATTAGAGGAATGGCGGACGGCGGCTGGTGTGAAATTACCTGCGCAGCGGAAAGCACGGACGGACAGAATCTGCTGTGCTTCACCGTCCGTGACAACGGCAAAGGCATGAGCGAAGAGCAGCAGCGGCTGATCTGGTCGGAGCATGACAGTGCGGAGAGATACAGCTTCGGACTCCGGAATATTCAGGACCGTATCCGCCTGCGGTTCGGAGCGGCTTATGGAATCCTGCTAACCTCTGAGCCGGGCCGGGGCGTAGAAGTGAAGCTGCGCTTGCCGCTGCTTAAGCAGACGAACGAACAGGAAGAGGGGACGCTCAGACTATGAACACAGCACCGGTAGCCCGCGTCCTGATTGTGGATGACGAGTATTATTTCAGGCAGCTGCTGATCCGTCTGGTGGATTGGGAAGCCGCCGGGTTCGAGGTGGCCGCAGAAGCCGATGACGGCTCGGCCGCCTTGCAGATCATCGGGGAGCAGCATATCGATCTCATCATTACGGATATTGAGATGCCAAATATGAACGGGCTTGAATTCATCGGGGAAGTCCGTAAGCTGAATTCGGCGGCTAAGCTGATTTTCATCACCAGCTACGATAATTTCTCTTATGCCCAGCAGGCCATCTCGCTTGGAGCGGACCATTATCTGCTGAAGCCCGTCGATGAGGATGCTGTCGAACAGGCTCTCCGCACGATCCGGACACAGCTGACGGAGAAATGGGAGGCAGAGCGCTATATCAACCGGCTCAGAATCAAAGCCGGGGATGTGCAGGCGCCGCAGGCAGGCGATACCCGTGCGCAGAAGCGGCAGAGCAGCAGCACTGCCTTAATCGGCAAGACCATTGCCTATGTAACGGCACATTATGCCAAGGATACGTTGTCACTGCAGAGTACGGCCAGCGCCCTGTTTGTGAACCCTAGCTATTTAAGCCATGCGTTCAAGAAGGAGACCGGCGAGTCGTTTGTGGAATATGTGACGAACGTCCGTCTTGGCGAGGCCATGAAGCTGCTTAGCCAGGGGGCCTCTGAGGAGGAAGCCCCGGTACCCAAGATTGCGACGATAGCCCGGCAGGTGGGCTATAAGGACCCGTTCTATTTCAGCAAATGCTTCAAAAAACGTTACGGAATGACCCCGAATACCGTATACAGCGGCTCCTATTCGGATACCTAAAGAGCAGCTATAGGCAGCGCCCGGTGTTTTGCAGCCGGGCTTTTCTATGTTAAGAAATTATGATTTACCCGTCTGCGAATAGGTTTGTACGCGAATGTAATCAAAAAACCGAACACAAGGGGTGCTGCTACGCCGGGAGGTGGTACTCATTCTTCACAGCCAGTAACATTTATAGAGGAATGCTGCAAGAAGTGCAACAATACTGCTCAATAGAAGCGACGTATACCAAAATCCTGCATGAAATGCAACAAATCCAACGTTAAGTCGCTCTAACCACCGAAATTTGTGCAAAAAATGCAACATTGTACTTCAACCCCGTAACATTTATAGAGAAATCCTGCAAGAAGTGCAACAATACTGCTCCTTACAAGCGGCTGGTCAGAGAAGGCACCCGCATCCTTCACCCGCTGGGTAATTTTGTTCCTGATTGCTTTTCTGTCGCTTAAAGTTAACCCTGTGTAAAGCTGCCGTTAACATGGGAACGCCCCGTAAATTGAGTGTAAAGTAATCTGACATACCTAAAAATTTTACTGTTAGAACCAATATATCTCCATTCGTACACGGCGGTTCACTTGTTAAGATGATACCTGTAAGTCAAATCCCGAAATATTGAAAGGTGGTCCAACAAAAATGTTCGGAAAAAAGCTTGGGGTAGTTGCAGCATCCATCGCGCTTAGCAGTATAGTGCTTAGTGCTTGCGGAGGAGCCAATGGTAACGAAGGGGCAACTCAGAAACAGGATGCAAAAGCGGCGGAAGGCAAGGAATCTGTCTCCTTATGGATGTTCGATGCAGATCCGATGTATCAGGCTGCTGCCGAGGCTACCGCAGCGGAAGTCGGCGTGGATTTGAATTATGAGTACATACAGGATGAGACCTACAAGACCAAAATCAGTGTTGCGCTGGCTGCCAATGAGCTTCCGGATGTCTTCCAGCAGCATGCCGGGAAGTCCTACCGGACACCAGTGCTGCAATCGAAAACGGTAGCCCCACTGAACGATACCCTGGATTCCACGGGACTTGGCGCGAAATTTCTGGACAACCAGCTGGTGAAGGAGGAAGACGGCAATATCTATTCCGTTCCTTCCAACATCAGTACAACCTTGGTCTTCTACTATAACAAAAAGCTGATGAGCGATCTGGGCGCTACGCCTCCGGCAACCTGGGACGATCTTCAGGCGCTTGTAACCAAGGCCGATGATAAAGGGATCATCCCTATCGCCCTCGGCGGCAAAGAAAGATGGCAGGGCGATCTGCTGTACAATCTGCTCGTAGCGCGTCAGGACGTTAACGCCTTCGATAATGCGATTAAAGGCGATGCGAAGTTTACGGATGCTCCATTTGTAGATGCAGCGAAGCAGGTAGCCACTCTGGTTAGCAGTAATGCCTTCCAGAAGGGCTTCCTCGGCTCGGCTTACCTGGATGCCCAGGAGCTGTTCAAGAACGATAAGGCTCTGATCTGGATTGATGGCAGCTTCAACTTCGGCGCGCTGTCGAAGGCCATGGGCGATAATCTCGGATATATCGCATTCCCGAAGACTGGTGCAGAAGATGTCTACAGTGCGACGATCGGCTTCCAGAACTCGGCGGCGCCTTACTCCTTGTTCGTGAACAACAGTTCCAAGCACCTTGACAAAGCCAAGGAATTCGCCATCAAGCTGTCCCTTAAGCTCAATGATGAGTTCGTACGCAAAGGCCTGCCGGGCTATGCATCAAGCGAAGTAAAGTCGGAGTCGCAGAATGAGCAGCTCTCCGCTTATGCTTCCGATATCAGCAAAACAGCAAAAACCCAGGCGATGTGGTTCGGCCTGCTGTCGGCAGATACAGGTCAGGAATACCGTGATATGACGCAGCAGCTCTATGGCGGCAATCTGACGCCTGAGGAATACACGGCCCAGCTGGAAACATTGCTTCGTTCGGCAGAGTAAGACACGCTTTACAAATATAATAGGGGAAAGGCGATGCAGTCTCTTGGACCGCATCGCTTTTCTGCACTCTGATAGGTGGATAGTGATGGAAAGAGCGCTCTCGGATAAGAAATTAATCGCTTTGTTTCTAGTGCCCGGCTTAACCGTATTTCTGGTCTTCTATTTCGTGCCGATCCTCATGACGGCGTATTACAGCTTCCAGGAGTGGGACGGGATTAACCCTATGGCCTTCGTGGGCCTGGACAATTACACCAAGATGTTCACCGCGGATAAAAGCTTCTGGAAGGCGGTATGGAACAGTGTGGCCTTCCTGCTGACAGGCGTGTTCGTCCAGCTTCCGCTCTCGTTCGGCCTGGCCCTGCTGGTCTCCCGCAAAATGAAGGGACGCAAATGGTTCCGCAATATTTACTTTTTCCCGGTGGTCATGTCAACGACGATGGTCAGTCTGCTGTGGGTCAAAATCTACGATCCGAACATCGGGATGCTGAACACACTGCTGGAAGCTGCTCACCTCGGC is a window encoding:
- a CDS encoding response regulator, encoding MNTAPVARVLIVDDEYYFRQLLIRLVDWEAAGFEVAAEADDGSAALQIIGEQHIDLIITDIEMPNMNGLEFIGEVRKLNSAAKLIFITSYDNFSYAQQAISLGADHYLLKPVDEDAVEQALRTIRTQLTEKWEAERYINRLRIKAGDVQAPQAGDTRAQKRQSSSTALIGKTIAYVTAHYAKDTLSLQSTASALFVNPSYLSHAFKKETGESFVEYVTNVRLGEAMKLLSQGASEEEAPVPKIATIARQVGYKDPFYFSKCFKKRYGMTPNTVYSGSYSDT
- a CDS encoding sensor histidine kinase; protein product: MKRFMPYPSLLKRLRADLPFLFSGSMPLRRKILLSNLLIVLLALVIFMVSIQRIVFNQTLERTTASSQQEVRLVKQSMETVFQSVQNFTKFVLINQDTQKLLSRDTGDGNDVAALKSIYNTLAAMLVTEPNIDSVIIESLNGNLYYTSNLTGVTRESLGIYPRAEIDAARGGAVWADSLTPAFLSGMKHKNMISVGRVIKSMEKGTPLGYIYVNIDERTLARLYHNEQNPESATLVINRNGRIISANEASRVNQPVPEESLTDWIKSVSQGTRTQAVASDRYLVSMQSLAPYDWKIVQLVTISELTYGYWKIALLLAGFGLISILSAVLLSILFARRLTRPLSQLSEVIVEVGSGNLERRAAADSEDEVGRLGATFNEMVERIQRLMVQVETEEQTKRMLELRLLYSQIKPHFLYNTLDTIRAMAVMSGAKDISKMLKALGEFYRISLSNGQELITVAQEQKHLESYLYIQQIRFPKLNYRISFGPGLEACLVPTMLLQPLVENAIHHGIRGMADGGWCEITCAAESTDGQNLLCFTVRDNGKGMSEEQQRLIWSEHDSAERYSFGLRNIQDRIRLRFGAAYGILLTSEPGRGVEVKLRLPLLKQTNEQEEGTLRL
- a CDS encoding extracellular solute-binding protein, with amino-acid sequence MFGKKLGVVAASIALSSIVLSACGGANGNEGATQKQDAKAAEGKESVSLWMFDADPMYQAAAEATAAEVGVDLNYEYIQDETYKTKISVALAANELPDVFQQHAGKSYRTPVLQSKTVAPLNDTLDSTGLGAKFLDNQLVKEEDGNIYSVPSNISTTLVFYYNKKLMSDLGATPPATWDDLQALVTKADDKGIIPIALGGKERWQGDLLYNLLVARQDVNAFDNAIKGDAKFTDAPFVDAAKQVATLVSSNAFQKGFLGSAYLDAQELFKNDKALIWIDGSFNFGALSKAMGDNLGYIAFPKTGAEDVYSATIGFQNSAAPYSLFVNNSSKHLDKAKEFAIKLSLKLNDEFVRKGLPGYASSEVKSESQNEQLSAYASDISKTAKTQAMWFGLLSADTGQEYRDMTQQLYGGNLTPEEYTAQLETLLRSAE
- a CDS encoding 4'-phosphopantetheinyl transferase superfamily protein, whose protein sequence is MQFTSLPKSYHVFLSETVRRIQLELEGEEGCYPLKLSLVSLPPEGGPLDYLSAEEKKKYYGFHYPRRRNSYLLGKLAAKMAVAGEQEDLAGIQIEHGILCQPLVAGSTRRVSITHCDTLGAAVDYDPRLLAGVDMELVDEKAVEAIRRITSSQEEELNNEPGTLLATPLFLTLLWTAKEAMSKVIQTGFTVPTELFEIKQCSRSGQGIISQFKNFPQFKAVSVLRNEYVYTLVLPAKAMTDATESRLLQALQGLLPESLANTAKAAER